A part of Sugiyamaella lignohabitans strain CBS 10342 chromosome D, complete sequence genomic DNA contains:
- the TIF34 gene encoding translation initiation factor eIF3 subunit i (eIF3i subunit of the eukaryotic translation initiation factor 3 (eIF3); subunit of the core complex of eIF3; essential for translation; stimulates rate of ribosomal scanning during translation reinitiation; GO_component: GO:0005737 - cytoplasm [Evidence IEA,IEA,IEA,IEA]; GO_component: GO:0016282 - eukaryotic 43S preinitiation complex [Evidence IEA]; GO_component: GO:0033290 - eukaryotic 48S preinitiation complex [Evidence IEA]; GO_component: GO:0005852 - eukaryotic translation initiation factor 3 complex [Evidence IEA,IEA]; GO_component: GO:0005852 - eukaryotic translation initiation factor 3 complex [Evidence IDA,IPI] [PMID 9660829]; GO_component: GO:0005852 - eukaryotic translation initiation factor 3 complex [Evidence IDA,IPI] [PMID 9671501]; GO_component: GO:0043614 - multi-eIF complex [Evidence IDA] [PMID 11018020]; GO_component: GO:0043614 - multi-eIF complex [Evidence IDA] [PMID 15838098]; GO_function: GO:0003743 - translation initiation factor activity [Evidence IEA,IEA,IEA]; GO_function: GO:0003743 - translation initiation factor activity [Evidence IDA] [PMID 9671501]; GO_process: GO:0001731 - formation of translation preinitiation complex [Evidence IEA]; GO_process: GO:0006446 - regulation of translational initiation [Evidence IEA]; GO_process: GO:0006412 - translation [Evidence IEA]; GO_process: GO:0002188 - translation reinitiation [Evidence IMP] [PMID 20679478]; GO_process: GO:0006413 - translational initiation [Evidence IEA,IEA]; GO_process: GO:0006413 - translational initiation [Evidence IDA] [PMID 9671501]): protein MRPIVVKGHSRPLTQLKFNREGDLLFSTARDQVASVWFSHNGERLGTFSGHGGAIFSIDVDPTTTVAITGAADSSIRLWDVKTGQNTYKWDTKATARYVQFSPDAKQFLAVTEEHMGQKGSIALYNVSIEDQASQEPEPTFVIRYAEGQTKFTTAAWTYDGKHIVAGHSNGEVSKYDVATGELVSSVTAHEGVITDLQMSPDRTYFITSSKDKTGKLIRVDDLEILRVYVTETPMNSAAITPIKDFIVIGGGQEARDVTTTAAREGKFESRFYHKLFEDEVGRVKGHFGPINTIVIHPKGTGYASGGEDGFVRIHHFDKSYFDFMYEVERR from the coding sequence ATGAGACCTATTGTTGTCAAGGGTCATTCCAGACCTCTCACCCAGCTAAAATTCAACCGTGAAGGTGATCTTTTGTTCTCAACTGCTAGAGATCAAGTCGCCTCTGTGTGGTTTTCTCACAATGGTGAACGTCTAGGTACCTTTTCTGGTCATGGTGGTGCTATTTTCTCCATTGACGTTGATCCTACCACCACCGTCGCCattactggtgctgctgatagtTCGATTAGATTGTGGGATGTAAAGACTGGTCAAAACACATATAAATGGGATACGAAAGCCACTGCTAGATACGTGCAATTTTCACCCGATGCTAAGCAGTTTTTAGCGGTTACGGAAGAGCATATGGGACAGAAGGGTAGTATTGCATTGTACAATGTGTCTATTGAAGACCAAGCTAGCCAAGAACCTGAACCTACTTTTGTTATTAGATATGCAGAGGGCCAAACCAAATTCACTACTGCTGCTTGGACTTATGACGGAAAGCACATCGTTGCTGGTCACTCAAATGGTGAGGTTTCAAAATACGACgttgctactggtgaaCTTGTTTCCAGTGTCACTGCTCATGAAGGTGTTATCACTGATCTACAAATGTCTCCCGATAGAACATATTTCATTACTTCGTCAAAGGACAAGACTGGTAAATTAATCCGCGTCGATGATTTAGAGATTCTCAGAGTTTACGTGACTGAGACCCCAATGAACTCAGCTGCTATCACTCCTATTAAAGATTTCATTGtcattggtggtggtcaaGAAGCCCGTGATGTCACAACTACTGCTGCTCGTGAGGGTAAATTCGAGTCGAGATTCTATcataaattatttgaagACGAGGTTGGCCGTGTCAAGGGCCATTTCGGTCCTATCAACACCATTGTTATCCATCCCAAGGGCACAGGCTACGCCAGTGGAGGAGAAGACGGTTTTGTTCGTATTCATCATTTCGACAAGTCTTACTTTGATTTCATGTACGAGGTTGAAAGACGTTAG
- a CDS encoding carboxymethylenebutenolidase (Putative carboxymethylenebutenolidase; the authentic, non-tagged protein is detected in highly purified mitochondria in high-throughput studies; YDL086W is not an essential gene; GO_component: GO:0005737 - cytoplasm [Evidence IDA] [PMID 11914276]; GO_component: GO:0005739 - mitochondrion [Evidence IDA] [PMID 14576278]; GO_component: GO:0005739 - mitochondrion [Evidence IDA] [PMID 16823961]; GO_function: GO:0008806 - carboxymethylenebutenolidase activity [Evidence IEA]; GO_function: GO:0008806 - carboxymethylenebutenolidase activity [Evidence ISS] [PMID 10592175]; GO_function: GO:0016787 - hydrolase activity [Evidence IEA,IEA]; GO_process: GO:0008150 - biological_process [Evidence ND]; GO_process: GO:0008152 - metabolic process [Evidence IEA,IEA,IEA]): MGPEALEYDTEGTDLGNKYKEDKPLESYDEDNKLTIDYLLGLKTCTGKIGATGMCLGGHVAFRAAFDKRVGAVVTFFGTDIHSSTLGTTSNSQLHSLNRIPEIEAELLVIFGTKDPHVPPEGRDLIRSKLRQSNIEFSFLEVAGAQHAFVRDEFSKGRFDPAVTSIGLNMLLELFNRRLKLDLGPKGEAGKVENVC, from the coding sequence ATGGGACCGGAAGCATTGGAGTATGACACCGAAGGTACTGATTTGGGTAACAAATACAAGGAAGACAAGCCATTGGAGTCATATGACGAAGACAACAAGCTTACTATTGACTATTTACTAGGATTGAAGACATGCACAGGAAAGATTGGTGCGACTGGTATGTGTCTTGGAGGCCATGTTGCGTTCCGTGCTGCTTTTGATAAGAGAGTAGGAGCGGTGGTAACTTTCTTTGGTACCGACATCCACTCCAGTACTCTCGGTACAACGTCCAACAGTCAATTGCACTCCCTGAACAGAATTCCAGAGATTGAAGCAGAGTTGCTAGTTATTTTTGGTACCAAAGACCCCCATGTACCTCCAGAGGGTCGGGATTTGATCCGTTCCAAGCTCCGTCAGAGCAATATTGAATTCTCGTTTCTCGAAGTTGCTGGTGCTCAACATGCCTTTGTTAGAGACGAGTTCTCTAAGGGTCGATTTGATCCTGCTGTAACCAGCATTGGCCTTAACATGTTACTTGAGTTGTTTAACCGTAGACTCAAGCTAGACCTTGGACCCAAGGGAGAAGCTGGCAAGGTTGAGAATGTATGTTGA
- the POL92 gene encoding polyprotein of L1-like non-LTR retrotransposon Zorro 3 (allele of CaO19.8194) — MFADFDLLLLQEPGLNLGQHPIQHSAWVAVHTQSQTGRINAITYINKRIYGQSQLKMVGELTTENVVTIQIGQLYITNIYNRISEDIHPVEYYKTLLPQIPELIIIAGDFNLHHPMWQSTEHVTREANSWADWVNDNGLLLATVPNVPTHIFGNTIDLTFATPNITITPEKSEDVGSDHYLQKWRIDTNPLDIELLQTYGGRYNYKRADWENFEKVLNSRAAMVTIPKELRGYSNGKSTHKVADRYATKLIGLLCNCLDETVPKLKIVPRSKRWWTPELRQAKRDVGRARRRARSKPTEENIRLRQQANEEYASKILEAKNTTWNSFLASRRGGEIYDAHKMIKPREQESVMPALQLETGELAQTFEEQEDELYRGLFPHVTPSTRRVLKVVKTGQWKSLRTQEIEDAIRDQAPHKAPGPDGVKTVAIKRAWVVKRFRKLLKGLLKYCIRVGYHPKCFREGITVVIPKRKRDPTLARSYRPITLLSTLGKVLEKIMQRRLTALTSGMLPVDQYGGRHGSSAVEAAHKLVHHAEKRMKRGQVTSVLAIDIKGAFDHVHRDTLLDTMGGMGLPTAVQNWVYQFMRGRRTSLVIDGKRTKERRIATGIPQGSPISPLLFLIYTSPLYPLIKSMGGKVIGFIDDITIYVSSTRYAENTAKLSNILARCHEWATSAHAFIDYGEKLGFMHIAKRVTPKGCRRLILPTGERIQATGSLRLLGVTIDRQLKFDEHAKSVISKGQSALNIIRRLGGVTRGVTGATMRCLYKSCVRPILEYASPIWYNRIGKGLKEAIQRIQNAALRSILGAYKPTAIDSLHRDAEIPPVEHRMLETEQYYLVRLHRDLHRYNPHRIRARKLYSGTILGDRLDELYRTVEATDIKKDRYRLWKPPWASRDSEGISKASSQKKSIRKEIRSQCYQKWEIEYTQSPKGAFYRSFTAPRLYSTKHANALRPFLYESPRGELSKLVQLRTGMGAMGSFFQRFRISNRRYDCRCGVEETVEHILRDCPLTEEHRQILREASRELDLPSLLDTRKGLKAVASFLKANPSLLS; from the coding sequence ATGTTTGCAGACTTCGACCTACTTCTACTCCAGGAGCCGGGTCTCAACCTGGGACAGCACCCGATCCAACATAGTGCTTGGGTAGCCGTCCACACACAGTCCCAGACAGGGAGAATCAACGCAATAACTTATATCAACAAGAGAATATACGGCCAGTCTCAACTGAAAATGGTGGGGGAACTCACCACCGAGAATGTGGTAACTATCCAAATTGGTCAACTTTATATCACTAACATCTACAACCGCATAAGCGAAGATATCCACCCAGTGGAATATTACAAGACTTTACTTCCTCAAATTCCAGAACTCATTATTatcgcaggagattttaatcttcatcatcctaTGTGGCAGAGCACTGAGCACGTCACCCGAGAGGCAAATAGCTGGGCAGACTGGGTTAACGACAATGGACTCCTACTAGCTACGGTGCCGAATGTTCCAACTCATATTTTTGGCAATACGATTGATTTAACATTCGCAACCCCAAACATAACCATCACGCCAGAGAAGAGTGAAGATGTAGGCTCCGACCATTACCTTCAGAAATGGAGGATCGACACCAATCCATTAGACATTGAGTTGCTTCAAACCTATGGTGGAAGGTACAATTATAAGCGGGCTGATTGGGAAAATTTCGAGAAGGTTTTGAACTCCCGAGCGGCTATGGTAACCATTCCTAAGGAACTCCGGGGCTACAGCAATGGAAAATCTACACACAAAGTCGCAGACAGATACGCCACAAAGCTTATTGGATTGCTCTGTAACTGTTTGGATGAGACGGTGCCAAAATTGAAGATTGTTCCTAGGAGCAAGAGGTGGTGGACACCTGAATTACGACAGGCCAAGCGCGACGTTGGTAGAGCTCGAAGACGAGCTCGCAGTAAGCCCACTGAGGAGAATATAAGGCTGCGGCAGCAAGCTAATGAGGAGTATGCCTCTAAGATTCTAGAGGCTAAGAACACCACCTGGAACTCATTCCTCGCCTCACGTCGTGGAGGCGAAATTTATGACGCACATAAGATGATCAAACCTCGCGAACAAGAATCGGTAATGCCCGCCCTCCAGTTGGAAACCGGCGAATTGGCTCAAACATTTGAAGAGCAGGAAGACGAACTTTATCGGGGATTGTTTCCGCATGTCACGCCGTCGACGAGAAGAGTGCTCAAAGTGGTCAAAACCGGCCAATGGAAGAGCCTACGTACGCAAGAAATCGAAGACGCCATACGCGATCAAGCGCCTCACAAGGCTCCCGGGCCTGATGGAGTCAAAACCGTCGCTATCAAAAGAGCGTGGGTAGTGAAACGCTTCCGTAAATTGCTGAAGGGCCTTCTAAAGTACTGCATTAGAGTTGGCTATCATCCAAAATGCTTTCGAGAAGGAATCACTGTCGTTATTCCCAAACGAAAGCGAGATCCTACATTGGCGCGGTCCTACCGGCCGATTACACTACTGAGTACACTAGGCAAAGTTCTGGAGAAGATTATGCAACGTCGACTGACAGCTCTAACCAGTGGAATGCTGCCAGTAGATCAGTATGGTGGTCGCCATGGCTCCTCCGCAGTGGAAGCAGCCCACAAGCTTGTGCATCACGCTGAAAAACGAATGAAGAGGGGTCAGGTTACTTCAGTCCTTGCCATAGATATCAAAGGAGCTTTTGATCACGTCCACCGGGACACGCTCCTCGACACTATGGGGGGAATGGGGCTACCTACAGCAGTGCAGAACTGGGTTTACCAATTCATGAGAGGAAGACGAACAAGCCTGGTGATTGATGGGAAGCGTACCAAAGAGCGTAGAATAGCAACGGGTATTCCTCAGGGCTCGCCCATATCCCCACTACTATTCCTGATATACACGAGCCCGCTATATCCGTTGATCAAAAGCATGGGCGGCAAAGTCATTGGATTCATTGACGATATCACCATCTATGTATCGAGCACCAGATACGCAGAAAACACGGCCAAGCTGAGCAATATCTTGGCTCGATGCCATGAATGGGCAACTTCAGCACATGCGTTTATTGACTACGGCGAGAAGCTGGGATTCATGCACATTGCGAAACGTGTAACTCCAAAGGGGTGTAGGCGGCTCATACTCCCCACGGGGGAGAGAATTCAGGCAACTGGCTCCCTAAGGTTATTAGGAGTCACTATAGACCGCCAACTTAAGTTCGACGAGCACGCTAAATCAGTAATCAGCAAAGGCCAGTCAGCGTTAAATATCATTCGTCGCTTGGGAGGAGTTACTCGAGGAGTAACTGGCGCTACCATGAGATGCCTCTACAAAAGCTGTGTTAGGCCGATACTCGAGTATGCCAGTCCAATTTGGTACAATCGAATCGGCAAAGGATTAAAAGAGGCTATCCAAAGGATCCAAAATGCAGCTCTTCGAAGTATCTTAGGGGCCTACAAACCAACGGCCATTGACAGCCTCCACCGAGACGCGGAAATCCCCCCTGTTGAGCATAGAATGCTGGAAACCGaacaatattatttagtACGACTCCATCGTGACCTTCATAGGTATAACCCCCACCGCATTCGAGCTAGAAAGCTATATTCTGGAACCATACTGGGTGACCGATTGGATGAATTGTATAGGACAGTTGAAGCTACGGACATCAAAAAGGACAGGTACAGACTTTGGAAACCCCCGTGGGCTTCCAGAGACAGTGAAGGCATATCCAAAGCaagcagccagaagaaatctaTACGCAAGGAAATTAGATCACAATGCTACCAAAAATGGGAGATAGAGTACACTCAGTCGCCGAAAGGAGCTTTTTACCGGTCCTTCACAGCTCCCCGGCTCTACTCTACAAAGCACGCGAATGCACTGCGACCTTTTCTTTATGAAAGTCCGCGAGGAGAACTAAGCAAGTTGGTTCAGTTAAGAACGGGTATGGGTGCAATGGGCTCGTTCTTTCAGAGATTTCGAATCAGTAATCGTAGATATGATTGCCGATgtggagttgaagaaacggtGGAGCATATCCTCCGAGACTGTCCACTTACTGAAGAACATCGACAGATCCTCCGCGAAGCATCCCGTGAGTTGGATCTaccatctcttcttgataccCGAAAGGGTCTCAAAGCGGTCGCCTCCTTCCTTAAGGCGAATCCGTCACTTTTAAGCTAA